In Mangifera indica cultivar Alphonso chromosome 1, CATAS_Mindica_2.1, whole genome shotgun sequence, a single genomic region encodes these proteins:
- the LOC123194822 gene encoding uncharacterized protein LOC123194822 has product MAGGVNRKISAASARTHTRRAKQSSSFKLPSGIFKTTLLVFFVGILAWAYQAIQPPPPKTVGSPDGPSITAPRIKLRDGRHLAYQEYGVPKDKAKIKFVYIHGFDSCRHDAVVAKTLSLEIFEEFGIYMVSYDRPGYGESDPNLKQTVKSRALDIEELADQLGLGSKFYVIGFSMGGEVVWSCLKYISHRLEGAVLLAPVVNYWWPGFPGNLSKEAYYQQLPQDQWTLRVAHYAPWLTYWWNTQKWFPASSVISHSTDILSPQDVKIIPKLSVRKDYMSQVRQQGDYVSLHLDLNIGFGTWDFDPMDLENPFSNGEGSVHLWHGDEDLMVPVTLQRYIAQRLPWVHYHELPGAGHLFPHADGMSDTVIKTLLTGDK; this is encoded by the exons ATGGCAGGAGGGGTCAACAGGAAGATTTCGGCAGCATCAGCCAGAACTCATACCAGACGAGCTAAGCAAAGCTCTTCTTTTAAGCTTCCTTCAG GGATTTTTAAGACTACACTATTGGTCTTCTTCGTTGGGATTTTGGCATGGGCTTATCAGGCAATTCAACCTCCTCCTCCAAAGACAGTTGGATCTCCTGATGGCCCCTCTATAACGGCACCTAGAATAAAACTTAGAGATGGAAGACATTTGGCATACCAAGAATATGGTGTCCCAAAAGATAAGGCCAAGATTAAGTTTGTGTATATTCATGGATTTGATTCTTGTCGACATGATGCTGTTGTTGCCAAGACCTTATCCCTG GAAATCTTTGAAGAATTTGGGATCTATATGGTGTCCTATGACCGACCAGGCTATGGAGAAAGCGATCCTAATTTAAAGCAAACAGTGAAGAGTAGAGCTTTGGATATAGAGGAGCTCGCTGATCAACTGGGACTTGGATCTAaattttatgtgattggatTTTCCATGGGTGGAGAAGTAGTTTGGAGCTGCCTCAAGTACATTTCTCACAG GTTAGAAGGGGCTGTGCTATTAGCTCCAGTTGTTAACTACTGGTGGCCCGGTTTTCCTGGAAATTTATCTAAAGAAGCGTACTACCAACAGCTACCCCAAGACCAATGGACACTTCGCGTTGCTCATTATGCTCCCTGGCTTACTTACTGGTGGAACACTCAGAAGTGGTTCCCTGCTTCTAGTGTTATATCTCACAGTACTGATATTCTTTCACCACAAGATGTCAAAATCATACCAAAGCTTTCTGTGAGAAAGGATTATATG TCACAAGTAAGACAGCAAGGAGATTATGTGTCCCTTCATCTTGACCTCAACATTGGATTTGGAACCTGGGATTTTGACCCTATGGACTTAGAAAATCCATTTTCAAATGGTGAAGGTTCTGTGCACTTGTGGCATGGAGATGAAGATCTTATGGTACCTGTCACACTGCAACGCTATATTGCCCAGCGACTCCCTTGGGTACACTACCACGAGCTGCCGGGTGCTGGGCACTTGTTTCCACATGCTGATGGAATGTCAGACACCGTAATAAAGACACTTTTAACTGGAGATAAGTAG
- the LOC123217432 gene encoding germin-like protein subfamily 3 member 2, whose protein sequence is MSLKLALLLVIFSLYHHAHTTSASDPDPIQDFCIPNPKFGITELAHLTILPCKNSSEATADDFVFSGLKSAGNFSETGLATIPVNPVIFPGLNTLGMSFVRADLKPDAVNPPHFHPRATEISYVVQGSVYAGFVDSSNRVFARVIEQGEVMVFPRGLAHFQMNLGDKPATVFGSFNSQNPGSQKIPSAIFGSGIDAKLLEKAFGLSPKQIGTMRRKFDPKTVR, encoded by the coding sequence ATGTCCCTTAAACTTGCCCTTTTGTTggttattttttcactttatcaCCATGCTCATACCACTTCAGCTTCTGACCCAGACCCCATTCAGGATTTCTGCATTCCAAATCCCAAATTTGGTATAACAGAATTAGCCCATCTCACTATACTCCCATGCAAAAATTCCTCTGAAGCGACAGCGGATGACTTCGTGTTTTCCGGCTTAAAGTCGGCTGGAAACTTCTCTGAAACAGGTCTTGCAACCATTCCTGTCAACCCAGTAATTTTTCCAGGGCTCAACACACTCGGCATGTCATTTGTGCGAGCTGATCTTAAACCTGATGCTGTGAATCCCCCACATTTTCATCCAAGAGCTACTGAAATCTCGTATGTGGTGCAAGGAAGTGTTTATGCAGGCTTCGTTGATTCGAGCAATCGAGTTTTTGCAAGAGTAATTGAGCAAGGAGAGGTTATGGTGTTCCCTCGAGGCTTAGCGCACTTCCAGATGAACCTTGGCGACAAGCCTGCAACAGTGTTTGGAAGTTTCAATAGTCAAAATCCGGGAAGTCAGAAAATCCCATCTGCCATTTTTGGGTCTGGGATAGATGCAAAGCTGCTGGAGAAGGCCTTTGGGTTGAGTCCGAAGCAGATCGGAAcaatgagaagaaaatttgatcCCAAAACCgtgagatga